The sequence TGACGATCGCGGCGATGCGCTTGTCGAGGAGGGCGATGTCGGCCTTGAGGGCCTTGGCGCGGCGGGCGTCGAGGCGGCGCAGCTCGGGGTCGCGGTGGCTGCGGGCCTGGTTGGCCTGGGCATGCCCCTTGAGCGCGAGACGCCCGGACGCGATAAGCTTCCGCGGCACGACACGCGAAGTGACCGGAACCGGTGGCGGCCGCCACGCAAAGCACAGCCGCCGCCGCCGGGCCCCGAACGACTCACCAGAGGCCGCCGACAGGGGTCTCAAAGGCCTGAGGAGGGCAGCGTCTTGAGCTCGATCGATCCCTACATGGACTTGGTGAAGCATAGAGATCCCCACCAGCCGGAGTTTCATCAGGCGGTGATGGAAGTGTTGGAGTCCATCGCGCCAGTGCTGGACCGTCACCCCGAGCTGCGGCAGGCGAAGATCGTCGAGCGGTTGGTCGAGCCCGAGCGGGTGATTCAATTCCGCGTTCCCTGGGAAGACGACAACCACGAGGTGCAGGTCAACCGCGGTTTTCGGGTGGAATTCAACAGCGCCATCGGACCCTACAAGGGCGGTCTGCGCTTCCATCCCTCGGTGAATCTGAGCATCCTCAAATTCCTCGGTTTCGAGCAGGTGTTCAAGAACGCCCTCACCACCACTCCCATCGGCGGCGGCAAGGGCGGCTCGGACTTCAACCCCCGGGGCCGCTCGGACCGCGAGGTCCGGCGCTTCTGCCAGAGCTTCATGACCGAGCTGTTCCGCCACATCGGCCCCTCCACCGACGTTCCGGCGGGGGACATCGGCGTCGGCGGCCGGGAGATCGGCTTCCTCTTCGGCCAGTACAAGCGGCTGGCCAATCGCTTCGAGGGAGTGCTCACGGGCAAGGGTCTGGCCTGGGGCGGCTCGAAGATTCGTCCCGAAGCCACCGGCTATGGCCAGGTCTACTTCGCCGGGGAAATGCTCAGCAGCCGGGACGAAACCCTCGAGGGCAAGGTCTGCCTGGTCTCCGGCTCCGGCAACGTGGCGCAGTACGCCACCG is a genomic window of Acidobacteriota bacterium containing:
- the gdhA gene encoding NADP-specific glutamate dehydrogenase — translated: MDPYMDLVKHRDPHQPEFHQAVMEVLESIAPVLDRHPELRQAKIVERLVEPERVIQFRVPWEDDNHEVQVNRGFRVEFNSAIGPYKGGLRFHPSVNLSILKFLGFEQVFKNALTTTPIGGGKGGSDFNPRGRSDREVRRFCQSFMTELFRHIGPSTDVPAGDIGVGGREIGFLFGQYKRLANRFEGVLTGKGLAWGGSKIRPEATGYGQVYFAGEMLSSRDETLEGKVCLVSGSGNVAQYATEKVIQSGGKVITLSDSDGFIVDEAGIDEGKLRWVMKLKNERRGRIREYVEEYPDATYHETDPNQDHNPLWDVKADLALPGATQNEINGKDAENLVRNGVYCVSEGANMPSTPEAVDVFLDAGILYGPGKAANAGGVAVSALEMSQNSMRLSWSRKEVDDKLRKIMHRIYSTCVEHSDKYGSPGNLVAGANIAGFLTVANAMMDQGLV